The following are from one region of the Juglans regia cultivar Chandler chromosome 10, Walnut 2.0, whole genome shotgun sequence genome:
- the LOC108993218 gene encoding probable glycosyltransferase At5g03795 isoform X2 translates to MGNFHADSRISFIAENASSVSNAKQTMKTKPTDKKTKPLQEVSVTLNNKFTIVSISNPILKRLHKQPVSLSQMNSMLLNSPVPSRHMKPRWSSVRDHELVSAKLQIENSPLRRNISGLYASVFRNVSMFIRSYELMEHTLKIYIYREGEKPIYHQPVLKGIYASEGWFMKLMEGNKKFAVRDPKKAHLFYLPFSSQMLRIKLAAQNIHSTKDLEKYLRRYVELIAGKYRFWNRTRGADHFLVACHDWASRVTMQLMGNCIRSLCNANVANGFKIGKDTTLPVTYIRSVEDPLKDMGGRPPSRRHILAFFAGSMHGYVRPILLQYWENKEPDMKIFGPMPRDIEGKKIYREYMKNSKYCICARGYEVHTPRVVEAIFYECVPVIISDNYVPPFFEVLNWEAFSVFIQEKDIPNLRKILLSIPEEKYLAMQSRVKMVQRHFLWHKNPVRYDLFHMVLHSIWYNRLLQIIV, encoded by the exons ATGGGAAACTTTCATGCGGATTCAAGGATTTCATTCATTGCTGAAAATGCGTCTTCAGTGAGCAATGCCAAACAAACCATGAAAACGAAGCCCACGGATAAGAAGACTAAGCCACTGCAAGAAGTTTCTGTCACCTTGAACAATAAATTTACCATTGTAAGCATTTCCAATCCAATATTGAAGAGGTTGCACAAGCAGCCAGTATCCTTATCCCAGATGAATTCCATGTTGCTCAACAGTCCTGTACCTTCTCGTCACATG AAGCCAAGGTGGTCTTCTGTACGTGATCATGAACTCGTATCTGCAAAACTGCAGATTGAGAATTCTCCTTTGAGGAGGAACATTTCTGGGCTTTATGCTTCTGTTTTTCGAAATGTATCCATGTTTATAAG GAGTTATGAATTGATGGAACATACACTCAAAATCTACATATATAGGGAAGGAGAAAAGCCCATATATCATCAGCCAGTGCTGAAAGGAATTTATGCCTCGGAAGGATGGTTTATGAAACTGATGGAGGGAAACAAGAAATTTGCTGTGAGGGACCCTAAAAAAGCTCACTTGTTTTATTTACCCTTCAGTTCACAAATGCTAAGGATCAAACTTGCTGCACAAAACATTCATAGTACGAAGGATCTGGAGAAATATTTGAGGAGATATGTGGAACTAATTGCAGGAAAATATCGATTCTGGAATAGAACCCGTGGGGCAGATCATTTTCTAGTTGCTTGTCATGATTGG GCCTCCCGAGTCACAATGCAGCTTATGGGGAATTGCATCAGATCTCTTTGCAATGCCAATGTTGCTAATGGGTTTAAAATAGGGAAGGACACTACTCTACCAGTAACATATATACGATCTGTGGAGGACCCTCTAAAAGATATGGGAGGAAGACCTCCTTCACGAAGACATATTCTTGCCTTCTTTGCCGGGAGCATGCATGGTTATGTTCGACCAATTCTGCTACAGTACTGGGAAAATAAAGAGCCCGACATGAAAATCTTTGGTCCAATGCCACGCGATATTGAAGGCAAAAAAATCTACAGGGAGTATATGAAGAACAGCAAGTACTGCATCTGTGCCAGGGGTTATGAGGTTCATACACCTCGAGTGGTTGAAGCCATTTTCTATGAATGTGTCCCAGTCATCATCTCGGATAACTATGTGCCTCCTTTCTTTGAGGTATTGAACTGGGAAGCATTTTCTGTGTTTATTCAAGAGAAAGATATtccaaatttaagaaaaattctgcTGTCAATCCCGGAAGAGAAGTATCTTGCCATGCAGTCGAGAGTAAAGATGGTACAAAGGCATTTCCTTTGGCACAAAAACCCTGTGCGATATGACTTATTTCACATGGTCCTTCACTCAATATGGTACAACAGACTTCTGCAGATCATAGTGTAA
- the LOC108993218 gene encoding probable glycosyltransferase At3g07620 isoform X1 → MDIAVLAQRFCHIAIWRLLVIIGMVVAVLIVTQAFELPYWKTTPLSPPSKGSTAMVARNATLPNNSPPTKPFVANLRVDNDTFASDSDKEAGFENQTKETDKQDDPVSYDDKNPHKEVKVKKDYPKAGTNLTLNEVQNQDGILPIESQGLSTKGMGNFHADSRISFIAENASSVSNAKQTMKTKPTDKKTKPLQEVSVTLNNKFTIVSISNPILKRLHKQPVSLSQMNSMLLNSPVPSRHMKPRWSSVRDHELVSAKLQIENSPLRRNISGLYASVFRNVSMFIRSYELMEHTLKIYIYREGEKPIYHQPVLKGIYASEGWFMKLMEGNKKFAVRDPKKAHLFYLPFSSQMLRIKLAAQNIHSTKDLEKYLRRYVELIAGKYRFWNRTRGADHFLVACHDWASRVTMQLMGNCIRSLCNANVANGFKIGKDTTLPVTYIRSVEDPLKDMGGRPPSRRHILAFFAGSMHGYVRPILLQYWENKEPDMKIFGPMPRDIEGKKIYREYMKNSKYCICARGYEVHTPRVVEAIFYECVPVIISDNYVPPFFEVLNWEAFSVFIQEKDIPNLRKILLSIPEEKYLAMQSRVKMVQRHFLWHKNPVRYDLFHMVLHSIWYNRLLQIIV, encoded by the exons ATGGATATTGCTGTCCTAGCCCAGAGGTTTTGTCACATAGCAATCTGGAGATTGCTGGTGATCATTGGCATGGTTGTTGCTGTTTTAATTGTTACCCAGGCTTTTGAACTACCCTATTGGAAAACAACTCCTTTATCTCCTCCTAGTAAGGGTTCAACAGCTATGGTGGCTCGCAATGCCACACTTCCTAACAATTCACCACCAACTAAACCCTTTGTTGCTAATCTCAGGGTGGACAATGATACTTTTGCTTCTGATTCTGACAAAGAAGCTGGGTTTGAGAATCAAACCAAAGAAACAGATAAACAAGATGATCCAGTTTCATATGATGACAAGAACCCTCACAAGGAGGTCAAAGTTAAGAAGGATTACCCTAAAGCAGGCACAAATTTGACATTGAATGAAGTTCAAAATCAAGATGGTATTTTGCCAATTGAGTCACAAGGACTTTCTACGAAAGGCATGGGAAACTTTCATGCGGATTCAAGGATTTCATTCATTGCTGAAAATGCGTCTTCAGTGAGCAATGCCAAACAAACCATGAAAACGAAGCCCACGGATAAGAAGACTAAGCCACTGCAAGAAGTTTCTGTCACCTTGAACAATAAATTTACCATTGTAAGCATTTCCAATCCAATATTGAAGAGGTTGCACAAGCAGCCAGTATCCTTATCCCAGATGAATTCCATGTTGCTCAACAGTCCTGTACCTTCTCGTCACATG AAGCCAAGGTGGTCTTCTGTACGTGATCATGAACTCGTATCTGCAAAACTGCAGATTGAGAATTCTCCTTTGAGGAGGAACATTTCTGGGCTTTATGCTTCTGTTTTTCGAAATGTATCCATGTTTATAAG GAGTTATGAATTGATGGAACATACACTCAAAATCTACATATATAGGGAAGGAGAAAAGCCCATATATCATCAGCCAGTGCTGAAAGGAATTTATGCCTCGGAAGGATGGTTTATGAAACTGATGGAGGGAAACAAGAAATTTGCTGTGAGGGACCCTAAAAAAGCTCACTTGTTTTATTTACCCTTCAGTTCACAAATGCTAAGGATCAAACTTGCTGCACAAAACATTCATAGTACGAAGGATCTGGAGAAATATTTGAGGAGATATGTGGAACTAATTGCAGGAAAATATCGATTCTGGAATAGAACCCGTGGGGCAGATCATTTTCTAGTTGCTTGTCATGATTGG GCCTCCCGAGTCACAATGCAGCTTATGGGGAATTGCATCAGATCTCTTTGCAATGCCAATGTTGCTAATGGGTTTAAAATAGGGAAGGACACTACTCTACCAGTAACATATATACGATCTGTGGAGGACCCTCTAAAAGATATGGGAGGAAGACCTCCTTCACGAAGACATATTCTTGCCTTCTTTGCCGGGAGCATGCATGGTTATGTTCGACCAATTCTGCTACAGTACTGGGAAAATAAAGAGCCCGACATGAAAATCTTTGGTCCAATGCCACGCGATATTGAAGGCAAAAAAATCTACAGGGAGTATATGAAGAACAGCAAGTACTGCATCTGTGCCAGGGGTTATGAGGTTCATACACCTCGAGTGGTTGAAGCCATTTTCTATGAATGTGTCCCAGTCATCATCTCGGATAACTATGTGCCTCCTTTCTTTGAGGTATTGAACTGGGAAGCATTTTCTGTGTTTATTCAAGAGAAAGATATtccaaatttaagaaaaattctgcTGTCAATCCCGGAAGAGAAGTATCTTGCCATGCAGTCGAGAGTAAAGATGGTACAAAGGCATTTCCTTTGGCACAAAAACCCTGTGCGATATGACTTATTTCACATGGTCCTTCACTCAATATGGTACAACAGACTTCTGCAGATCATAGTGTAA
- the LOC108993232 gene encoding sugar transport protein 14-like, whose amino-acid sequence MAGGAFEDPGTLKRAHLYEYRITAYFIYACIVAALGGSLFGYDLGVSGGVTSMDDFLKEFFPKVYRRKQQHLNETDYCKYDNQILTLFTSSLYIAGLISTFGASYVSRKWGRRGSILVGAISFFLGAVLNAAAVNISMLIVGRILLGVGIGFGNQAVPLYLSEMAPAKIRGAINQLFQLTTCLGILIANFINYGTEKIHPWGWRLSLGLATVPATLMFIGGLFLPETPNSLVEQGKLEEGRRVLEKVRGTTKVDAEFADLIDASNAARAVKHPFRNLLEKRNRPQLVIGALGIPAFQQLTGMNSILFYAPVIFQSLGFGSGASLYSSIFTSGALVVGALMSMAFVDKFGRRAFFLEAGCEMIICMVAVAITLALKFGQGETLPKGIGIFLVIVICLFVLAYGRSWGPLGWLVPSEIFPLETRSAGQSVVVCVNLFFTALIAQCFLASLCHLRYGIFLLFGGLIIIMSSFIFFLLPETKQVPIEEVYLLWKTHWFWKNIVGERDQTGDLDRT is encoded by the exons ATGGCAGGGGGAGCATTTGAAGATCCAGGCACACTTAAGAGGGCCCATCTGTATGAGTACAGGATTACTGCATAtttcatatatgcatgcattgtTGCAGCTCTTGGAGGGTCTCTCTTTGGCTATGATCTTGGCGTTTCAG GTGGAGTGACTTCCATGGATGACTTCCTCAAGGAATTCTTCCCAAAAGTGTACAGAAGAAAGCAGCAGCATCTGAACGAAACCGATTACTGTAAATATGATAACCAGATCCTCACACTGTTTACCTCCTCGCTATATATTGCTGGCCTCATCTCTACGTTTGGGGCATCCTACGTATCCAGAAAATGGGGGAGAAGAGGCAGCATCCTAGTTGGAGCAATCAGCTTCTTTCTAGGAGCAGTTCTCAATGCAGCTGCCGTGAACATTTCGATGTTGATCGTTGGGCGAATCCTCCTTGGTGTTGGCATTGGATTTGGAAACCAA GCAGTTCCCTTGTATCTTTCAGAGATGGCTCCTGCAAAGATCAGAGGGGCGATTAACCAACTGTTCCAATTGACTACCTGCTTAGGGATTCTGATAGCAAACTTCATAAACTATGGTACAGAAAAGATCCATCCATGGGGGTGGAGATTATCTCTTGGTTTGGCTACGGTCCCAGCAACTTTAATGTTTATAGGGGGTCTTTTCCTTCCCGAGACTCCCAACAGTCTTGTAGAACAAGGCAAActagaagaaggaagaagggtaTTGGAGAAAGTGAGAGGCACCACAAAAGTTGATGCTGAGTTTGCCGATCTTATTGATGCAAGCAATGCAGCAAGAGCTGTAAAACATCCATTCAGGAATCTGCTCGAAAAGAGGAACCGTCCCCAATTGGTAATAGGGGCTTTGGGTATCCCAGCCTTCCAACAGCTCACTGGAATGAACTCCATACTCTTCTATGCTCCTGTCATATTCCAAAGCTTGGGTTTTGGCTCAGGGGCATCACTGTATTCATCCATTTTCACCAGTGGAGCGCTTGTTGTTGGTGCACTCATGTCAATGGCATTTGTGGATAAATTTGGCAGAAGAGCTTTCTTTTTGGAAGCTGGCTGCGAAATGATAATTTGCATG GTGGCTGTGGCCATAACTCTGGCCTTAAAGTTTGGTCAAGGAGAAACACTCCCAAAAGGAATTGGAATCTTTCTTGTCATTGTGATATGCTTGTTTGTCTTGGCTTATGGAAGATCTTGGGGCCCTCTGGGTTGGCTAGTACCAAGTGAAATCTTCCCATTAGAAACAAGGTCGGCTGGTCAGAGTGTTGTGGTCTGTGTGAACCTCTTCTTCACGGCATTGATAGCACAGTGTTTCCTCGCATCACTGTGTCATCTGAGATATGGGATTTTCTTGCTGTTCGGAGGATTAATCATCATCATGAGcagcttcatcttcttcctcttgccAGAAACAAAGCAAGTTCCAATTGAGGAAGTCTATCTTCTCTGGAAAACTCACTGGTTCTGGAAGAACATAGTAGGAGAAAGGGACCAAACTGGTGACCTGGATAGGACATAA